Proteins co-encoded in one Quercus robur chromosome 8, dhQueRobu3.1, whole genome shotgun sequence genomic window:
- the LOC126697389 gene encoding glutathione S-transferase DHAR2-like, with protein sequence MAYEVAAKAAAGAPDVLGDCPFSQRVLLTLEEKKVPHKVHLINISEKPQWFLEVNPEGKVPVVKFDDKWVSDSDVLVGILEEKHPEPSLTPPPEFASVGSKIFGAFVKFLKSKDPSDGSEQALLDELKALDEHLKAHGPYIAGEKITSVDLSLAPKLYHLDVALGHFKKWTVPASLTHFHKYKELLFSRESFQKTKPTKEHVIAGWEPKVNA encoded by the exons ATGGCTTATGAGGTCGCTGCCAAAGCTGCTGCTGGTGCTCCTGATGTTCTTGGAGACT GTCCATTTTCACAAAGGGTTCTCCTAACTTTGGAGGAGAAGAAAGTCCCACACAAGGTGCACCTCATCAATATCTCTGAAAAACCCCAATG GTTTTTGGAGGTGAACCCAGAAGGGAAGGTCCCTGTGGTGAAGTTTGATGACAAGTGGGTGTCTGATTCTGATGTTCTTGTTGGAATTCTTGAGGAAAAGCACCCTGAACCTTCTCTTACTCCTCCACCTGAATTTGCCTCTGT GGGATCTAAGATTTTTGGGGCCTTCGTTAAGTTCTTGAAGAGCAAGGACCCCAGTGATGGGTCCGAGCAGGCTTTGCTTGATGAATTGAAGGCATTGGATGAACACCTTAAGGCACAT GGGCCGTATATTGCTGGAGAGAAGATAACTTCTGTTGATTTGAGTTTGGCACCAAAGCTGTACCATCTCGACGTTGCTCTTGGTCATTTCAAGAAGTGGACCGTGCCTGCAAGCTTAACTCATTTCCACAAATACAAGGag TTGCTTTTCTCTCGAGAGTCTTTCCAGAAAACCAAGCCTACAAAAGAGCACGTAATTGCAGGATGGGAGCCGAAGGTCAATGCATAA
- the LOC126697388 gene encoding uncharacterized protein LOC126697388, translated as MESKERMPSVIARLMGLDELPPQQPVQKQQRVLSEYYLQRVASIGVRKKRSYHERASFRISSEEQKELGYNFRVVETLNRCKQHNQSVEDGKISSSSSEEKMAFIRQNFSDAKCISVDKSSHSVLPHSQSEHHTVSKSSHTSCGSNIDKCGKFGRTTVQGNVKLQQKPKNGLVRNLHGELGLDNICKYSRSQLESNGEACHLPTAIVILKPNHGNPENSQCFASPSSYEGSLLGDEELKDSPFLENGKLDVEVRERKNLANDMEPTRRRPRVSREISEEVTRQTRHGTIGISTKVSRSGLRIDGTVAKESELKMPSNFSHWKNQYKSSFSPSRGSYVTREATRKISERWKMNKKFQKDGLAGRVSTLGELLAMPDHETGARNVDYKPVKHGLSNQTGANDGHVNSGGPLGISSRDGLKDGSIRNLPKSRSLSASSSAMESPRIRTRYDGLQSEWNLSLEGSVCWAQHKSRKQNLNQKNGLKCGNLFSYEKSHSFSCLDLENNHTVDEVKIKLQKDLSDKNFMGPQSSTTSFSYSDLENNHIVQDKWLVEGELKINVDNINMCEQNVSLPKPSVCSFASVSMVTDVVADAKIKFVGRPTGNSKEELIEPTTFILETNSDSSSLASDTSIQQETYAGFHEEGSVFSRCSGTEPESILSLGEANHPSPVSVLEAPYKEELSSGSECLGSVSTDISDISETLSEAARMIVSSDEDSDEGSADDLKENEDLMSLFGVEESRDFSYLVDVLTEAGFHGELLYMDFGAWHSSECPISLSVFETLEKRFGEQSSWKRSERRLLFDRINSGLLEILQPCMGVPSWARPVSKIFKPKMSQDMIEEELWMLLVSQEKEVSKDSAMNMLGKELGSIDLGDDIDFLGREIERLLLEELVTEVFSTVIS; from the exons ATGGAGTCCAAAGAACGGATGCCAAGTGTTATTGCAAGATTGATGGGCCTTGATGAACTTCCACCTCAGCAGCCTgttcaaaaacaacaaagagtGCTTTCTGAGTATTATTTACAGAGGGTTGCTTCTATAGGTGTCCGGAAGAAGCGTTCATACCATGAGCGTGCTTCCTTTAGAATAAGCAGTGAAGAGCAGAAGGAATTAGGTTACAACTTTAGAGTAGTGGAAACATTAAATAGATGTAAGCAACATAACCAGTCGGTTGAAGACGGGAAAATCAGCTCAAGTTCATCAGAAGAAAAAATGGCTTTCATAAGGCAGAATTTTTCAGATGCAAAATGCATTTCAGTGGATAAGTCGTCACATAGTGTTCTTCCTCACTCGCAATCAGAGCATCATACAGTCTCAAAGTCATCACATACTTCTTGCGGTAGCAATATTGACAAATGTGGGAAATTTGGGAGGACAACAGTACAAGGGAATGTTAAATTGCAGCAGAAACCTAAGAATGGCCTTGTTAGAAATTTGCATGGAGAACTTGGTCTTGATAATATATGCAAGTATTCTAGATCACAATTGGAGTCAAATGGTGAAGCATGCCATCTGCCCACAGCAATTGTTATTTTGAAACCAAACCATGGCAATCCAGAGAATTCACAATGTTTTGCTTCACCTAGCTCATATGAAGGTTCTCTTTTGGGTGATGAGGAGTTAAAAGATTCTCCTTTTCTTGAAAATGGGAAATTAGACGTTGAAGTCAGAGAGAGGAAGAACTTGGCGAATGACATGGAACCTACAAGGCGACGACCTAGAGTTTCAAGAGAGATTTCAGAAGAAGTTACTAGACAAACAAGGCATGGCACAATTGGGATTTCAACAAAGGTATCAAGGTCAGGATTGAGAATTGATGGCACTGTTGCTAAAGAGTCTGAGTTGAAGATGCCTTCAAATTTCTCTCATTGGAAGAACCAATACAAGTCCTCATTTTCCCCTTCGCGTGGGTCATATGTCACCAGGGAAGCAACTAGGAAAATCTCCGAACGATGGAAGATGAATAAGAAGTTTCAGAAAGATGGACTGGCTGGGAGAGTAAGTACTCTGGGTGAATTGCTTGCTATGCCTGATCATGAAACTGGGGCAAGAAATGTTGATTACAAGCCTGTCAAGCATGGGCTGAGCAATCAAACTGGTGCAAATGATGGACATGTGAACTCCGGTGGTCCTTTAGGCATTAGCAGCAGGGATGGTTTGAAGGATGGGTCTATCAGAAACTTACCAAAGTCTAGATCTCTTTCTGCATCTTCATCTGCCATGGAGAGTCCTAGAATTAGGACTAGATATGATGGTCTTCAAAGTGAATGGAATTTGAGCTTGGAAGGGTCTGTTTGTTGGGCACAGCACAAGTCAAGGAAGCAAAATTTAAACCAGAAAAATGGTCTAAAATGTGGAAACTTATTCAGCTATGAGAAATCCCATTCTTTTTCCTGCTTGGATTTGGAAAATAATCATACTGTAGATGAGGTGAAAATCAAACTTCAGAAGGATCTATCTGATAAGAATTTTATGGGTCCTCAGTCATCAACTACCAGTTTTTCTTACTCTGATTTGGAAAATAATCACATTGTACAAGATAAATGGTTGGTGGAAGGTGAGCTAAAGATCAATGTTGACAATATCAATATGTGTGAACAGAATGTTTCACTTCCTAAGCCATCAGTTTGTAGTTTTGCCTCAGTAAGCATGGTAACTGATGTGGTGGCTGATGCGAAGATTAAGTTTGTGGGCAGGCCTACTGGAAATTCTAAGGAAGAGCTGATTGAGCCAACAACTTTCATCCTAGAGACAAATTCTGATTCTTCTAGTCTTGCCTCAGATACTTCAATTCAACAG GAAACATATGCTGGATTCCATGAAGAAGGATCTGTTTTCTCACGGTGTTCTGGCACAGAGCCAGAATCCATATTAAGCTTGGGGGAGGCTAATCATCCTAGTCCAGTTTCAGTTCTGGAAGCACCTTATAAAGAAGAGCTTTCATCTGGTTCTGAATGCTTAGGAAGTGTCAGCACTGACATTAGTG ATATCTCAGAAACTCTCTCAGAGGCAGCTAGAATGATTGTTTCAAGTGATGAAGATTCTGATGAAGGATCTGCAGATGACcttaaagaaaatgaagatttgATGAGCTTGTTTGGTGTTGAAGAAAGCAGGGATTTCTCCTACCTTGTTGATGTATTAACTGAGGCAGGTTTTCATGGTGAGCTTCTGTATATGGACTTTGGTGCCTGGCACTCTTCAGAATGCCCAATAAGCCTTTCAGTTTTTGAGACCCTAGAGAAAAGGTTTGGTGAGCAGTCTTCCTGGAAGAGGTCAGAAAGGAGGCTTCTCTTTGACCGAATAAATTCAGGGCTGTTGGAGATTCTCCAGCCATGCATGGGCGTGCCCTCATGGGCAAGGCCTGTGTCTAAAATATTTAAACCAAAGATGAGCCAGGACATGATTGAGGAAGAGTTATGGATGTTGCTGGTCAGCCAAGAAAAGGAAGTGAGCAAGGATTCAGCAATGAATATGCTGGGAAAGGAACTAGGATCTATAGATTTAGGAGATGATATCGATTTTTTAggtagagaaatagagagattaTTGCTTGAGGAGCTTGTAACAGAGGTTTTTAGCACTGTCATTTCTTGA
- the LOC126697386 gene encoding dirigent protein 24-like: MAKLSLLTTKTLKATMYLLYLAITLGCANSARILDEVDTQPPILPNPSQLSNPATTTVPNVTPTVGPTTTLPSGQIPATTTAPTTVVDDTDSPLPEPETPDANTTPVAPVVSPTVDPVVDTPQPEPETPDIDTTPVAPIVNPVAQPNVQVPNTIPTPVVGVAPVTSPTTTTAAAATSPTVPTPVTTATSATPGPQIPPLTFFMHDVLGGTHPSARVVTGIIANTQINGLPFSKPNDNIFPVSGTVPLTNENLNGLLNNNNNLPFLAGLNGIGPQSSTTFQNSGNNAITNGGNSQPFVTAGQLPSGASLQKLMFGLLTVFDDELTEGQELGSAVLGKAQGFYLASSLDGTSQTIAVTVLLSHGGGGGAGGQQHHDQTVVEDAISFFGVHRTASHESQIAVVGGTGKYENAKGYATLGSLHQEDQHTTDGVDTILEFSVYLSY, translated from the coding sequence ATGGCCAAACTTTCCCTCCTCACAACCAAGACACTCAAAGCCACCATGTACCTCTTGTATCTAGCCATCACCCTAGGATGTGCCAACTCTGCCAGGATCCTTGATGAGGTGGACACACAACCCCCCATCCTCCCTAATCCATCTCAATTATCCAATCCTGCCACAACAACTGTCCCAAATGTAACTCCAACAGTGGGTCCCACCACCACATTGCCAAGCGGCCAAATCCCTGCCACCACCACCGCTCCCACTACTGTAGTCGATGACACTGACTCGCCACTACCTGAACCTGAAACTCCTGACGCAAACACCACACCCGTGGCACCCGTAGTTAGTCCAACTGTCGACCCAGTTGTTGACACACCACAACCCGAACCTGAAACTCCTGACATAGACACCACACCTGTGGCACCTATAGTCAATCCAGTAGCCCAACCAAATGTTCAAGTACCCAACACCATTCCAACACCCGTAGTTGGCGTGGCACCTGTAACTAgtcccaccaccaccaccgccgccgccgccacaTCTCCAACTGTACCAACTCCCGTTACCACCGCCACCTCAGCAACACCTGGCCCACAAATTCCCCCACTAACCTTCTTCATGCACGACGTCCTAGGAGGGACCCACCCATCAGCCAGAGTGGTCACGGGGATCATAGCCAACACCCAAATCAACGGCCTACCTTTCTCCAAACCCAACGACAACATCTTCCCAGTCTCTGGAACGGTCCCACTAACAAACGAAAACCTCAACGGCctcctcaacaacaacaacaacctcCCATTCCTCGCAGGTCTCAACGGCATTGGACCCCAATCCTCCACCACCTTCCAAAACAGCGGCAACAACGCCATCACCAACGGCGGAAACAGCCAGCCTTTTGTGACGGCAGGCCAGTTGCCATCTGGGGCTTCGCTGCAAAAACTCATGTTTGGATTGTTAACTGTTTTCGACGACGAGTTAACCGAAGGACAGGAGCTGGGTTCAGCTGTGCTTGGTAAAGCTCAAGGCTTTTACTTGGCGAGCTCGTTGGATGGGACGAGTCAGACCATTGCTGTGACGGTGTTGCTTTcacatggtggtggtggtggtgccgGTGGTCAACAACATCATGATCAGACGGTGGTTGAGGATGCGATAAGTTTCTTTGGGGTGCATCGGACGGCGTCGCACGAGTCTCAGATAGCGGTGGTTGGTGGGACCGGGAAGTATGAGAATGCAAAAGGGTATGCCACGTTGGGGTCGCTTCATCAGGAGGATCAGCACACCACGGACGGCGTGGATACCATCTTGGAGTTCAGTGTTTATCTTTCTTATTAG
- the LOC126696557 gene encoding dirigent protein 25-like codes for MAKLPSMLTIAFILLLFMAIINHSSSARTLGNRTPTHHNHYHKITFLMRDVLNVTHHPLSKPSTTKVTGQLPFQKPLGFFPPIGGIPLDNPTIQGTGSSTQTLGLSSIGLSFPARATLQELEFGTVKAIDEEIFKGPRNMSPILGKAQGIYVASSEDGSSHMMAMTAYLASSDFKDGLRFFGVHQTDVPESHIAIIGGTGKYRGANGYATVKAVDVRSHVDGEGKGTNKVILFNVYLS; via the coding sequence ATGGCCAAGCTTCCCTCCATGCTAACCATAGcctttatcttacttttattcATGGCCATAATCAACCACTCATCTTCAGCTAGAACTCTTGGCAATCGAACCCCAACCCATCATAACCATTATCACAAAATCACATTTCTAATGAGAGACGTGCTCAATGTGACTCACCACCCCTTATCAAAACCCTCAACCACTAAAGTCACTGGTCAGCTGCCTTTCCAAAAACCACTAGGATTTTTCCCTCCTATTGGAGGAATCCCCTTAGACAATCCAACAATTCAAGGCACAGGATCGTCCACTCAAACACTTGGCTTATCAAGCATTGGTCTATCTTTCCCAGCTagagctactcttcaagaattGGAGTTTGGGACAGTAAAAGCAATAgatgaagaaatatttaaagGGCCAAGAAACATGTCACCTATACTTGGAAAAGCACAAGGGATATATGTTGCTAGTTCAGAAGATGGGAGTAGCCACATGATGGCCATGACAGCATATCTTGCTAGTAGTGACTTCAAAGATGGGTTGAGATTTTTTGGGGTGCACCAAACTGATGTTCCTGAGTCTCATATTGCAATTATTGGTGGCACTGGGAAGTATCGGGGTGCTAATGGTTATGCAACAGTTAAGGCTGTGGATGTAAGGTCTCATGTTGATGGGGAAGGAAAAGGAACCAATAAGGTCATTTTGTTCAATGTATATCTAAGTTAG
- the LOC126697387 gene encoding dirigent protein 25-like, translating into METHKSLSSTTKAIAYLLFLTLTILSANSTPSLDELPPESTNAVVPPVTNVAPVTTPNSAATTTTGANVDSSHTLIFFLHDILGGTKPSAQAMTGIVNSPALNGQLPFAKPNGAVLPVSNNGPQNNDNNNFPFLTGLGGATSPVLQNNGANVPVVNGGQLPSGSDMLKLMFGTMTVFDDELTEGNELRSGLLGKAQGFYVVSSEDGTSQTMAFTAMFESGHYADSLSFFGVHRTGVSESQLAIMGGTGKYVNAKGFATVKTYTDQANEQHETDGVETKLEFTVYISY; encoded by the coding sequence ATGGAAACCCACAAATCCCTCTCTAGCACAACCAAGGCCATAGCCTACCTTTTGTTCCTCACCCTCACCATTTTATCTGCTAACTCAACTCCAAGCCTCGATGAATTGCCACCAGAATCAACCAATGCAGTTGTCCCACCAGTCACCAATGTAGCCCCAGTGACTACACCTAATTCAGCTGCAACCACTACCACTGGTGCCAATGTTGATTCCTCCCATACCttaatatttttcttgcatGACATACTAGGTGGGACAAAGCCCTCAGCCCAAGCCATGACAGGAATAGTTAACAGCCCGGCTCTCAATGGTCAACTCCCATTTGCAAAGCCCAATGGGGCAGTCCTCCCAGTCAGCAATAATGGACCTCAAAATAACGATAACAACAACTTTCCATTCCTTACTGGCCTTGGTGGCGCTACTTCGCCTGTGTTACAAAACAATGGTGCAAACGTTCCAGTTGTTAATGGGGGTCAACTCCCATCAGGCTCTGACATGCTAAAGCTCATGTTTGGCACTATGACAGTGTTTGATGATGAGCTAACTGAGGGGAATGAGCTCAGGTCAGGATTGCTTGGAAAGGCACAAGGGTTCTATGTGGTGAGCTCAGAGGATGGCACTAGTCAAACCATGGCTTTTACTGCTATGTTTGAGAGTGGGCATTATGCTGATAGTCTTAGCTTCTTTGGGGTACATAGGACTGGTGTGTCAGAGTCTCAATTAGCTATCATGGGTGGGACTGGAAAGTATGTTAATGCTAAGGGATTTGCCACAGTTAAGACCTACACGGATCAGGCCAATGAGCAGCATGAAACTGATGGGGTGGAGACGAAGTTGGAGTTCACCGTTTATATTTCTTACTAA
- the LOC126697385 gene encoding spliceosome-associated protein 130 A, translated as MYLYSLTLQRATGIVCAINGSFSGGKSQEIVVARGKLLELLRPDDNGKIQTLLSVETFGAIRSLAQFRLTGSQKDYIVVGSDSGRIVILEYNKEKNVFDKIHQETFGKSGCRRIVPGQYLGIDPKGRAVMIGACEKQKLVYVLNRDTAARLTISSPLEAHKSHTIVYSICGVDCGFDNPIFAAIELDYSEADQDSTGMAAGDAQKNLTFYELDLGLNHVSRKWTEAVDNGANMLVTVPGGGDGPSGVLVCAENFVIYKNQGHPDLRAVIPRRADLPAERGVLIVSAATHKQKAMFFFLLQTEYGDIFKVTLDHDNDHVTELKIKYFDTIPVTSSMCVLKSGHLFAASEFGNHAFYQFQGIGDDADVESSSASLMETEEGFQPVFFQPRRLKNLLRIDQVESLCPIMDMKVVNLFEEETPQIFTLCGRGPRSSLRILRPGLAISEMAVSELPGVPSAVWTVKKNVTDEFDAYIVVSFSNATLVLSIGETVEEVSDSGFLDTTPSLAVSLIGDDSLMQVHPNGIRHIREDGRINEWRAPGKRTIAKVGSNRLQVVIALSGGELVYFEVDITGQLIEVDKHEMNGDVACLDIAPVPEGRQRSRFLAVGSYDNTIRILTLDPDEGMQDLSVQSVSSAPESLLFLEVQASVGGEDGADHPASLFLNAGLQNGVLFRTVVDMVTGQLSDSRSRFLGLRAPKLFSIIVRGKRAMLCLSSRPWLGYIHQGHFLLTPLSYETLEYAASFASDQCAEGVVAVAGDALRVFTIERLGETFNETVIPLRYTPRKFVLQPKRKLLVIIESDQKAFSAEEREAAKKECFEASGTGENGNAEKMENGGDDEDKDDPLSDENYGYPNAESERWVSCIRVLDPKTASTTCLLELQENEAAFSICTVNFHDKEYGTLLAVGTAKGLQFWPKKSSTAGFIHIYRFLEDGRSLELLHKTQVEGVPTALCQFQGRLLAGIGPVLRLYDLGKRRLLRKCENKLFPNTIVSIHTYRDRIYVGDIQESFHYCKYRRDENQLYIFADDSVPRWLTASYHIDFDTMAGADKFGNVYFVRLPQDVSDEIEEDPTGGKIKWEQGKLNGAPNKVEEIVQFHVGDVVTCLQKASLIPGGGECLIYGTVMGSLGALLAFTSRDDVDFFSHLEMHLRQDNPPLCGRDHMAYRSAYFPVKDVIDGDLCEQFPTLPLDLQRKIADELDRTPGEILKKLEEVRNKII; from the exons ATGTACCTCTACAGTCTCACTCTCCAGCGAGCCACCGGCATAGTCTGCGCCATCAATGGCAGCTTCTCCGGCGGCAAGTCCCAAGAGATCGTGGTCGCGCGCGGCAAACTTCTCGAGCTTCTTCGACCCGACGATAACGGTAAAATCCAAACCCTTCTCTCCGTCGAAACTTTCGGTGCAATTAGGTCTTTAGCTCAGTTTAGGCTCACTGGGTCTCAGAAAGACTATATTGTTGTTGGTTCCGACTCGGGTCGGATTGTGATACTTGAATACAATAAGGAAAAGAATGTGTTCGATAAAATTCACCAAGAAACTTTTGGGAAATCTGGGTGTCGTAGAATAGTTCCGGGTCAGTACTTGGGTATCGATCCGAAAGGTAGGGCTGTGATGATTGGGGCTTGTGAGAAGCAGAAGCTTGTTTATGTGTTGAATAGGGATACAGCGGCTAGGCTTACCATTTCGTCTCCTTTGGAGGCGCATAAGTCGCATACAATAGTGTATTCGATTTGTGGGGTGGATTGTGGGTTTGATAATCCCATATTTGCTGCCATTGAGTTGGATTACTCGGAGGCAGACCAGGATTCGACTGGGATGGCAGCAGGTGATGCTCAGAAGAATTTGACTTTTTATGAGCTTGATTTAGGGCTTAACCATGTGTCTAGGAAGTGGACTGAGGCTGTTGATAATGGTGCAAATATGCTTGTTACTGTTCCTGGAGGTGGGGATGGGCCTAGTGGCGTGTTGGTTTGTGCGGAAAATTTTGTGATATATAAGAATCAGGGACACCCGGATCTTAGGGCTGTGATTCCTAGGCGTGCAGATTTGCCTGCCGAGCGTGGGGTTCTTATTGTTTCAGCAGCTACGCATAAGCAGAAAGCGATGTTCTTCTTTCTGTTGCAAACGGAGTATGGGGATATTTTTAAGGTTACTTTGGACCATGACAATGACCACGTTACGGAATTGAAGATTAAGTATTTTGATACAATTCCAGTTACTTCTTCCATGTGTGTGTTGAAGTCGGGTCACTTATTTGCTGCTTCAGAATTTGGGAATCATGCTTTTTATCAGTTCCAGGGGATAGGTGATGATGCCGATGTGGAGTCTTCGTCGGCTTCGTTGATGGAAACTGAAGAAGGTTTCCAGCCAGTGTTTTTCCAGCCCAGACGACTTAAGAACCTTCTTAGGATTGACCAAGTTGAGAGCTTGTGTCCAATAATGGACATGAAAGTTGTAAATctctttgaagaagaaacgCCTCAGATTTTTACACTTTGTGGGCGGGGTCCTCGTTCATCCCTCAGAATATTAAGACCTGGTTTAGCTATCAGTGAAATGGCTGTGTCAGAGCTTCCTGGTGTACCAAGTGCAGTTTGGACTGTTAAAAAGAATGTCACTGATGAGTTTGATGCATACATTGTTGTGTCATTCTCAAATGCAACTCTTGTTCTTTCCATTGGTGAGACAGTTGAAGAAGTTAGTGATAGTGGGTTTCTTGACACTACTCCTTCACTTGCTGTTTCTTTGATAGGTGATGACTCTCTCATGCAAGTTCATCCCAATGGCATAAGGCATATTAGGGAGGATGGACGTATCAATGAGTGGAGGGCTCCTGGAAAGAGGACAATTGCCAAGGTTGGCTCTAACAGACTTCAAGTAGTCATTGCACTTAGTGGGGGTGAACTGGTGTATTTTGAGGTGGATATCACTGGTCAATTGATTGAGGTGGATAAGCATGAAATGAATGGTGATGTGGCTTGTTTGGACATTGCCCCTGTTCCTGAAGGAAGGCAGAGATCCCGGTTCCTTGCAGTTGGTTCATATGACAACACGATTCGTATATTAACATTGGACCCTGACGAAGGTATGCAGGATCTCAGTGTACAAAGTGTTTCTTCAGCTCCagaatctcttctttttcttgaagtCCAGGCATCAGTAGGTGGGGAAGATGGTGCTGATCATCCTGCAAGCCTTTTTCTTAATGCTGGTCTACAGAATGGGGTTTTGTTCAGAACAGTTGTAGATATGGTGACTGGTCAGCTTTCTGATTCCCGTTCTCGATTCTTGGGACTGAGAGCCCCAAAGCTCTTTTCTATTATTGTAAGAGGCAAGCGTGCAATGCTTTGCTTATCAAGTCGACCTTGGCTTGGTTATATTCACCAAGgacattttcttttaacaccCCTGTCGTATGAGACTCTTGAATATGCAGCATCATTTGCCTCCGACCAATGTGCAGAAGGTGTGGTTGCTGTTGCTGGTGATGCTTTGAGGGTTTTCACAATTGAGAGACTGGGTGAAACATTTAATGAAACTGTGATTCCCCTTAGGTACACCCCAAGAAAGTTTGTCCTTCAACCCAAGCGAAAATTGTTGGTAATTATTGAGAGTGATCAAAAAGCATTCTCGGCTGAAGAGCGCGAAGCTGCAAAAAAGGAGTGCTTTGAGGCTTCTGGAACAGGTGAAAATGGAAATGCAGAGAAGATGGAGAATGGTGGTGATGATGAAGACAAAGATGATCCCCTCTCAGATGAGAACTATGGCTATCCCAATGCAGAGTCAGAGAGGTGGGTTTCTTGCATCAGAGTTCTTGACCCAAAGACAGCAAGTACAACTTGTCTGCTTGAGCTTCAGGAGAATGAAGCTGCTTTCAGCATATGCACTGTGAATTTCCATGATAAGGAGTATGGAACTCTTTTAGCCGTTGGCACAGCAAAAGGACTACAGTTTTGGCCCAAAAAAAGTTCAACTGCTGgttttattcatatttatagGTTTTTAGAGGATGGAAGATCCCTTGAACTTTTGCACAAGACACAAGTGGAAGGTGTTCCTACTGCTTTGTGCCAGTTTCAGGGAAGATTACTTGCTGGTATAGGGCCTGTGCTCAGATTATATGATTTGGGCAAGAGGAgattgcttagaaaatgtgaGAACAAGCTGTTCCCCAACACTATTGTCTCTATTCACACTTACCGTGATCGGATATACGTTGGTGACATTCAAGAG TCGTTCCATTACTGCAAGTACAGACGGGATGAGAATCAACTGTATATATTTGCTGATGATAGTGTTCCAAGATGGTTGACTGCATCATACCACATAGACTTTGACACCATGGCAGGGGCAGACAAGTTTGGGAATGTCTATTTTGTGAGATTACCACAGGATGTTTCAGATGAGATAGAAGAAGATCCAACCGGTGGGAAGATAAAATGGGAGCAGGGGAAGTTGAATGGAGCTCCGAACAAGGTAGAGGAGATAGTGCAGTTTCATGTCGGTGATGTTGTCACCTGCTTGCAGAAGGCATCTCTAATTCCAGGAGGTGGAGAGTGCCTCATATATGGCACAGTGATGGGGAGCTTGGGGGCATTGCTAGCATTCACATCCCGTGATGATGTTGACTTCTTTTCTCACCTGGAGATGCATCTGAGGCAGGATAATCCTCCATTGTGTGGAAGAGATCACATGGCTTATAGATCTGCATATTTTCCGGTTAAG GATGTGATCGATGGGGATCTATGTGAGCAGTTCCCTACACTGCCTCTGGATTTGCAGAGAAAAATTGCAGATGAATTAGACAGAACTCCAGGAGAGATACTGAAGAAACTTGAAGAAGTTCGAAATAAGATCATTTGA